The following coding sequences lie in one uncultured Mailhella sp. genomic window:
- a CDS encoding glutamine--tRNA ligase/YqeY domain fusion protein: protein MSQNTPAPEAERPQGVDFLRARINQDNLTGRFGGRVHTRFPPEPNGYLHIGHAKSICINFGLAKEYGGLCNLRFDDTNPVKEDTEYVDSIQKDVQWLGFQWAGDVHYASDYFDQLYEYAEKLIMMGKAYVDELSADEIREYRGTLTRPGTPSPWRDRPAEESLDLFRRMKAGEFEDGRYVLRAKIDMASPNVIMRDPTIYRIRHATHHRTGDKWCIYPMYDFTHCLSDSIEGITHSICTLEFDNNRELYDWVLDTLGVYHSQQIEFARLQLTYTVLSKRKLIQLVKEHYVRGWDDPRMPTISGLRRRGYTPESIRDFCSRIGIARSADSVVHYSLLEFCCREHLNAVAPRCMAVLNPLKVVITDYPEDQVEEFDQPLHPEDASFGSRKVPFCREIYIDRDDFREDPPKKYFRLAPGAEVRLRYAYYITCQEVVKDADGNIVELHCTHDPSSRGGSSPDGRKVKGTLHWVSARHAVPTEVRLYEQMFTTESDSDIEEGKTFLDYFNPDSEKIVTAMAEPYLATMPAGSHVQFERVGYFCADPDGTPEHPVFNRTVTLKDSWAKIEKKQ, encoded by the coding sequence ATGAGCCAGAACACCCCCGCCCCTGAAGCGGAACGTCCCCAGGGCGTCGATTTTCTCCGCGCCCGCATCAATCAGGATAATCTTACCGGCCGTTTCGGCGGACGCGTACACACCCGCTTTCCTCCCGAACCCAACGGCTATCTGCATATCGGCCACGCCAAGTCCATCTGCATCAACTTCGGACTGGCCAAGGAATACGGCGGCCTGTGCAACCTGCGCTTCGACGACACCAACCCCGTGAAGGAAGACACCGAATACGTCGATTCCATCCAGAAGGACGTGCAGTGGCTCGGATTCCAGTGGGCGGGCGACGTCCACTACGCCTCGGACTACTTTGATCAGCTCTACGAATACGCCGAAAAGCTCATCATGATGGGCAAGGCCTACGTGGACGAACTTTCCGCCGACGAAATCCGCGAATACCGCGGCACCCTCACCAGGCCCGGCACCCCCAGCCCGTGGCGCGACCGCCCCGCCGAGGAAAGCCTCGACCTGTTCCGCCGCATGAAGGCCGGCGAATTTGAAGACGGCAGATACGTGCTCCGCGCCAAGATCGACATGGCGTCTCCCAACGTCATCATGCGCGATCCCACCATCTACCGCATCCGTCACGCCACCCATCACCGCACCGGCGACAAGTGGTGCATCTACCCGATGTACGACTTCACCCACTGCCTCTCCGATTCCATCGAAGGCATCACCCACTCCATCTGCACCCTGGAATTCGACAACAACCGCGAACTCTACGACTGGGTGCTCGACACGCTGGGCGTCTATCATTCCCAGCAGATCGAATTCGCCCGTCTGCAGCTCACCTACACCGTGCTCTCCAAGCGCAAGCTCATCCAGCTCGTGAAGGAACACTACGTGCGCGGCTGGGACGATCCCCGCATGCCCACCATCTCCGGTCTGCGCCGCCGCGGCTACACTCCCGAATCCATCCGCGACTTCTGCTCGCGCATCGGCATCGCCCGCAGCGCCGATTCCGTGGTTCACTACAGCCTGCTCGAATTCTGCTGCCGCGAACATCTGAACGCCGTGGCTCCGCGCTGCATGGCCGTGCTCAATCCGCTCAAGGTGGTCATCACCGACTACCCCGAAGATCAGGTGGAGGAATTCGATCAGCCGCTGCATCCCGAAGACGCGTCCTTCGGCAGCCGCAAGGTTCCCTTCTGCCGCGAAATCTACATCGACCGCGACGACTTCCGCGAAGATCCGCCCAAGAAGTACTTCCGTCTCGCTCCCGGCGCGGAAGTGCGCCTGCGCTACGCCTACTACATCACCTGTCAGGAAGTCGTGAAGGACGCAGACGGCAACATCGTGGAACTGCACTGCACCCACGATCCTTCCTCCCGCGGCGGCTCCAGCCCCGACGGCCGCAAGGTCAAGGGCACGCTGCACTGGGTGAGCGCCCGTCACGCCGTTCCCACGGAAGTGCGCCTCTACGAGCAGATGTTCACCACCGAAAGCGACAGCGACATCGAAGAAGGCAAGACCTTCCTCGACTACTTCAACCCCGATTCCGAAAAGATCGTCACGGCCATGGCGGAACCCTATCTCGCCACGATGCCCGCAGGCAGCCACGTGCAGTTCGAGCGCGTGGGCTATTTCTGCGCCGATCCCGACGGCACGCCCGAACACCCCGTGTTCAACCGCACCGTGACGCTCAAGGACTCCTGGGCGAAGATAGAAAAGAAGCAGTAA
- a CDS encoding APC family permease, producing the protein MSEAKLTKSLSPMQVCALALGSIVGWGCFVLPGDMFLPSAGPLGTLLGFLAGAILISFVGVCYSYMVKYAPVAGGAFTYAYIGFGPTASFICGWALVIGYIAIVMIDIAALSLIFRFLFPGVFEFGELYTIAGWKVYVGEVLLMTAGTIVFGWLNYRSVGMAGKLQLILAFMLTFGIVAFFFGSASLDSAGISNLVPLFAENKSQAACIMSIFALSPFLFVGFDTVPQASEEFAFEPSRCRNIMVVSIFVGMILYAMVMLGVAIAIPYPELLAKMEEMRASGGHAWATGYVATLAFGKLGSIILACAVFGAVCTGINGFFVAASRLLLAMSRGRILPEWFGRIHPTYHTPYNAILFTAVLALLTPFAGRSAVGWTVDMSSVGTGIGYLFTCLVARRAILNSGETRGRSIGLFCCVMGTICSILTLILLLTPGSPAYISFAPRCVLAVWVIMGFVFYFSNKKVWSNLSTEEISRNILGGTDIPILFNKKTAPCTIERENA; encoded by the coding sequence ATGTCAGAAGCCAAACTTACGAAATCCTTGTCTCCCATGCAGGTTTGCGCGCTCGCGCTAGGTTCCATTGTCGGTTGGGGCTGCTTTGTTCTTCCCGGCGACATGTTTCTTCCTTCCGCAGGACCTCTCGGCACCCTGCTCGGCTTCCTTGCCGGCGCCATCCTCATTTCCTTTGTGGGTGTGTGCTACAGCTACATGGTCAAATACGCCCCCGTGGCCGGCGGCGCATTCACGTATGCCTACATAGGCTTCGGCCCCACCGCCTCGTTCATCTGCGGCTGGGCGCTCGTCATCGGCTACATCGCCATCGTCATGATCGACATAGCCGCACTCTCGCTCATCTTCCGCTTCCTCTTCCCCGGCGTGTTCGAGTTCGGCGAACTCTACACCATCGCAGGATGGAAGGTGTATGTCGGCGAAGTGCTGCTCATGACCGCCGGCACCATCGTCTTCGGCTGGCTCAACTACCGCAGCGTGGGCATGGCCGGCAAGCTCCAGCTCATCCTCGCCTTCATGCTCACCTTCGGCATCGTGGCCTTCTTCTTCGGCTCCGCCTCCCTGGATTCCGCCGGCATCAGCAACCTCGTGCCCCTCTTCGCGGAAAACAAGTCCCAGGCCGCCTGCATCATGAGCATCTTCGCCCTCTCGCCCTTCCTCTTCGTCGGCTTCGACACCGTGCCCCAGGCCTCGGAAGAGTTCGCCTTCGAGCCCAGCCGCTGCCGCAACATCATGGTCGTTTCCATCTTCGTGGGCATGATCCTCTACGCCATGGTCATGCTGGGCGTGGCCATCGCCATCCCCTACCCTGAACTCCTCGCCAAGATGGAAGAAATGAGAGCTTCCGGCGGTCATGCCTGGGCGACCGGCTACGTGGCCACCCTCGCCTTCGGCAAACTCGGCTCCATCATTCTGGCCTGTGCCGTGTTCGGCGCCGTCTGCACCGGCATCAACGGCTTCTTCGTGGCCGCCAGCCGCCTGCTCCTCGCCATGTCCAGAGGCCGCATCCTCCCCGAATGGTTCGGACGCATCCATCCCACCTACCATACCCCCTACAACGCCATTCTCTTCACCGCCGTTCTCGCGCTCCTCACCCCCTTCGCCGGCCGCTCCGCCGTCGGCTGGACCGTGGACATGAGCTCCGTCGGCACCGGCATCGGCTACCTGTTCACCTGCCTCGTCGCCCGCCGCGCCATCCTCAACAGCGGCGAAACCCGCGGCAGAAGCATCGGCCTGTTCTGCTGCGTCATGGGCACCATCTGCTCCATCCTGACCCTCATCCTGCTCCTCACTCCCGGCTCCCCCGCCTACATCTCCTTCGCACCGCGCTGCGTGCTCGCCGTGTGGGTCATCATGGGATTCGTGTTCTACTTCTCCAACAAGAAAGTCTGGAGCAATCTCTCCACTGAGGAAATTTCCAGGAACATTCTCGGCGGCACCGACATCCCCATCCTGTTCAACAAGAAAACCGCCCCCTGCACCATCGAACGCGAAAACGCCTGA
- the yajC gene encoding preprotein translocase subunit YajC, translating into MFTSIAYAAGNAGGAAQSGPMGAVASFVPLILMFAVFYFLLIRPQQKRNKEHKAMLESLGKGSYVITSGGLLGRIVDLEGDILVIDLGETKVRMPRGFVSGTYDPKAVNKTAEAAAPAENK; encoded by the coding sequence ATGTTCACTTCCATTGCCTACGCCGCCGGCAACGCGGGCGGCGCCGCTCAGAGCGGCCCCATGGGAGCCGTCGCCTCTTTCGTTCCCCTCATCCTCATGTTCGCCGTGTTCTACTTCCTGCTGATCCGTCCTCAGCAGAAGCGCAACAAGGAACACAAGGCCATGCTTGAATCCCTGGGCAAGGGCTCCTACGTCATCACCTCCGGCGGCCTGCTCGGACGCATCGTCGACCTGGAAGGCGACATCCTCGTCATCGATCTCGGCGAAACCAAGGTCCGCATGCCCCGCGGCTTCGTGAGCGGCACCTACGATCCCAAGGCCGTGAACAAGACCGCCGAAGCGGCCGCTCCCGCCGAAAACAAGTAA
- a CDS encoding sigma 54-interacting transcriptional regulator, whose protein sequence is MLIDSKNFSDVSMNDVMTPAMRAIWDHMSIGVAIVDGKGICVYMNEIQARVDGFTTSGVVGKHITELYVPNGMARIPTMECLYRGEPLLRKAYWYKTINNSLFSSVTDFYPLFDHGMKDGVLAFTIWVDSALLTGEAKMNTRAPASASDSTRYTFESIIGHDPALRGAVSDAKVAAKSPVPVMIWGENGTGKELFAQAIHAASPRRNHPFIAVNCAAIPENLLEGILFGTSKGAYTDAADKPGLFEKADGGTLLLDELNSMPLGLQAKLLRVLQEKRIRRLGASSEKDVDVRVISILNEPPLTAVSRGILRNDLYYRLAVVGIAVPPLRERLEDIPLLIASFLQRAEDAPAGVRVSDSVMKLFWGYSWPGNIRELLHVIEGSLALLGSRNVITEDSLPRQFRESCLSRRAAEAAPAAVREEDLPLLDDYRNVRRNSVVPLKEKINAFESRCIRNVLRVTGGNVSKAAKIMELTGPGLRYKMKQLGITEEDY, encoded by the coding sequence ATGCTCATAGACAGCAAGAACTTCAGCGACGTCAGCATGAACGACGTGATGACGCCGGCCATGCGGGCCATATGGGATCATATGAGCATAGGCGTGGCCATCGTGGACGGCAAAGGCATCTGCGTGTACATGAACGAGATTCAGGCGCGCGTGGACGGCTTCACCACGTCCGGCGTGGTGGGCAAGCACATCACGGAACTGTACGTGCCCAACGGCATGGCCCGCATTCCCACCATGGAATGCCTGTACCGGGGCGAGCCGCTTCTGCGCAAGGCCTACTGGTACAAGACCATCAACAATTCCCTCTTCTCCTCCGTCACGGACTTCTATCCGCTGTTCGATCACGGCATGAAGGACGGCGTGCTGGCCTTCACCATCTGGGTGGACAGCGCCCTGCTCACCGGCGAGGCAAAAATGAACACCCGCGCGCCGGCCTCAGCCAGCGACAGCACAAGATACACCTTCGAGAGCATCATCGGGCACGATCCGGCCCTGCGCGGAGCCGTCAGCGACGCCAAAGTGGCCGCCAAGAGCCCGGTTCCGGTCATGATCTGGGGAGAGAACGGCACGGGCAAGGAACTGTTTGCGCAGGCGATTCATGCGGCAAGTCCGCGAAGAAATCATCCGTTCATTGCGGTCAACTGCGCGGCCATTCCGGAAAATCTGCTGGAAGGCATACTGTTCGGCACCTCGAAGGGAGCCTACACCGACGCCGCGGACAAGCCCGGACTTTTTGAAAAGGCCGACGGCGGAACCCTGCTGCTCGACGAACTCAACTCCATGCCTCTGGGCCTTCAGGCCAAGCTGCTGCGCGTGCTTCAGGAAAAAAGAATACGCCGCCTCGGCGCCAGCTCGGAAAAGGACGTCGACGTCCGGGTCATCAGCATTCTGAACGAGCCCCCGCTCACGGCCGTGAGCCGCGGCATTCTGCGCAACGACCTTTATTACCGCCTCGCCGTGGTGGGCATTGCCGTGCCGCCGCTTCGGGAACGGTTGGAAGACATTCCGCTGCTCATCGCTTCGTTTCTTCAGCGCGCCGAAGACGCTCCCGCCGGCGTGCGCGTTTCCGACTCCGTCATGAAGCTGTTCTGGGGCTATTCCTGGCCGGGCAACATCCGCGAGCTTCTGCACGTCATCGAGGGCAGTCTGGCGCTGCTCGGAAGCCGCAACGTCATTACCGAAGACAGTCTGCCCCGGCAGTTCCGCGAATCCTGCCTCAGCAGACGCGCCGCCGAAGCCGCGCCTGCGGCCGTGCGGGAAGAGGACCTTCCCCTGCTGGACGACTACCGCAACGTGCGCCGCAACAGCGTGGTTCCTCTTAAAGAAAAGATCAACGCCTTTGAATCCCGCTGCATCCGCAACGTGCTGCGCGTGACCGGCGGCAACGTGTCCAAGGCCGCAAAAATCATGGAACTCACCGGCCCCGGACTGCGCTACAAAATGAAGCAGCTCGGCATCACCGAAGAGGATTATTGA
- a CDS encoding flavodoxin family protein → MSKNIVILNGSPRKHGNTATLCDAFVEGAEAAGNHVTRFDLQTMNIHGCLGCMKGGKDPQSPCVQKDDMALIYPAYREADVVVLASPMYYWGFSSQLKAAFDRLFAVAELDSEYRNPIKNCVLLMAAEGNTPENGKPVLDYYHTLLEQLGWHDLGDILAGGVLQLGDILKNGGHEALKQARKLGASLS, encoded by the coding sequence ATGAGCAAGAACATTGTTATTCTCAACGGCAGCCCCAGAAAGCACGGCAACACCGCAACCCTTTGCGACGCCTTCGTCGAGGGCGCCGAGGCCGCGGGAAACCATGTGACGAGATTTGACCTTCAGACCATGAACATACACGGCTGTCTCGGCTGCATGAAAGGCGGCAAGGATCCGCAGAGCCCCTGCGTGCAGAAGGACGACATGGCCCTCATCTACCCCGCCTACAGGGAAGCCGACGTCGTGGTGCTGGCCTCCCCCATGTACTACTGGGGCTTTTCCTCCCAGCTCAAGGCCGCCTTTGACCGCCTCTTCGCCGTGGCGGAACTCGACAGCGAATACCGCAACCCCATCAAGAACTGCGTGCTGCTCATGGCGGCCGAAGGCAACACGCCCGAAAACGGCAAGCCTGTGCTCGACTACTATCACACCCTTCTTGAACAGCTCGGCTGGCACGACCTCGGCGACATTCTGGCCGGCGGCGTGCTCCAGCTCGGCGACATTCTCAAAAACGGCGGTCATGAAGCTCTGAAGCAGGCCAGGAAACTCGGCGCTTCGCTTTCCTGA
- a CDS encoding sulfite exporter TauE/SafE family protein has translation MDTTSLIVFLCWFAGGFVSGLTGIGGAMVAVPAAALVLPMHVVIPLSCILNAAMDGSLACMHFRHCRVKALWPLLVGALPGSFAGLYILQMVSDAVLQGAVGVLLVVYVLWQRVARAGSRKEDSWILGGTAGFGAGLLGTAISFDGPPAGAYALYRGWSPREVLGTLGVFFLVRSLFTCLLQAQAGFYTPQVLGYAMYGIPACMLGAVCAFPVVKRIRVELFRRALMAVIAVAGLVCLWQALR, from the coding sequence ATGGACACCACTTCGCTCATCGTTTTTCTCTGCTGGTTCGCGGGAGGCTTCGTCTCCGGCCTCACGGGCATAGGCGGAGCCATGGTCGCGGTTCCCGCGGCCGCCCTTGTTCTCCCCATGCACGTGGTCATTCCCCTCAGCTGCATCCTCAACGCGGCCATGGACGGGAGTCTGGCCTGCATGCACTTCCGCCACTGCCGCGTCAAAGCCCTCTGGCCTCTGCTGGTGGGCGCGCTGCCCGGATCGTTCGCGGGACTCTACATTCTTCAGATGGTGTCCGACGCCGTGCTTCAGGGCGCGGTGGGCGTGCTGCTCGTGGTCTATGTGCTCTGGCAGCGCGTGGCCAGGGCCGGAAGCAGGAAGGAAGATTCCTGGATTCTCGGCGGCACGGCGGGCTTCGGCGCGGGACTTCTCGGCACGGCCATCTCCTTCGACGGCCCGCCCGCCGGAGCCTACGCGCTCTACCGCGGATGGTCGCCGCGCGAAGTGCTGGGCACGCTCGGCGTCTTCTTTCTCGTGCGCAGTCTGTTTACCTGTCTTCTTCAGGCTCAGGCCGGATTCTACACGCCGCAGGTTCTCGGCTACGCCATGTACGGCATACCCGCCTGCATGCTCGGCGCCGTGTGCGCCTTTCCGGTGGTAAAGCGCATCCGCGTGGAACTGTTCCGCCGCGCGCTCATGGCCGTGATCGCTGTTGCCGGCCTCGTCTGCCTGTGGCAGGCCCTGCGCTGA
- a CDS encoding TetR/AcrR family transcriptional regulator, which translates to MTATSSTPAARGKGRPRNFDRNTALLKALEVFWQRGYGPASVSELCSAMGINAPSLYAAFGNKSALFLEAVTYYEQRYWAAPSRRFMEEKDFYRAVNNFFIEAAGILRSPDTPCGCMVVLAAVNISESEQNVIRTLRQMRLDTKNMFAEKIRQAVLEGQLPEDTHVEALAGAFNTFLEGMSLQARDGLNAEELSNAASYAVRMLPKWHKRLKPAPTLKQLPSHY; encoded by the coding sequence ATGACGGCGACATCCAGCACTCCGGCAGCGCGCGGCAAGGGCCGCCCCCGCAATTTCGACAGGAACACGGCCCTTCTCAAGGCCCTCGAAGTCTTCTGGCAACGCGGCTACGGCCCGGCTTCCGTTTCCGAGCTGTGCTCGGCCATGGGCATCAACGCGCCCAGTCTCTACGCCGCGTTCGGAAACAAGTCCGCCCTGTTTCTGGAAGCCGTAACCTATTACGAGCAGCGCTACTGGGCCGCCCCTTCCCGCAGATTCATGGAGGAAAAGGACTTCTACCGGGCCGTGAACAACTTCTTCATCGAGGCCGCAGGCATTCTGCGCTCCCCCGACACCCCCTGCGGCTGCATGGTCGTGCTTGCGGCGGTCAACATTTCCGAAAGCGAGCAGAACGTCATACGCACGCTGCGTCAGATGCGCCTCGACACAAAAAACATGTTCGCCGAAAAAATCCGGCAGGCCGTGCTCGAAGGCCAGCTTCCCGAAGACACGCATGTCGAAGCGCTGGCCGGAGCCTTCAACACCTTTCTTGAAGGCATGTCCCTCCAGGCCAGGGACGGCCTGAACGCGGAAGAACTCAGCAACGCCGCCTCCTACGCCGTGCGCATGCTGCCCAAGTGGCATAAGCGGCTGAAACCCGCACCCACGCTCAAACAACTGCCTTCTCATTATTAA
- the argB gene encoding acetylglutamate kinase: MAVFADPVEQARLQSKVLIESLPYLREYHGETVVIKYGGHAMTEESLKLAFARNISLLKLVGIHPVVVHGGGPQINEMLSKLEIKSEFRQGHRVTDKATMDVVEMVLVGSVNKSVVNLINKTGARAVGLSGKDGMLLEARKLAMTISHGEQQPPEIIDLGNVGEVTAVNVQLLRSLIKDEFVPVIAPVGVDSEGNTYNINADSVAGAVAGALKARRLLMLTDVAGILDKEGKLIEHIDTADAHRLLEDGTLSGGMIPKINCCLDALARGVDKVTIVDGRVENCLLLELLTDQGIGTEIVK, encoded by the coding sequence ATGGCCGTTTTTGCCGATCCCGTGGAACAGGCCCGCCTGCAGTCGAAGGTGCTCATTGAGAGCCTTCCGTATCTGCGCGAATATCATGGAGAAACCGTGGTCATCAAATACGGCGGCCACGCCATGACCGAAGAGAGCCTCAAGCTGGCCTTCGCCCGCAACATAAGTCTGCTCAAGCTGGTGGGCATTCATCCCGTGGTGGTTCACGGCGGCGGCCCGCAGATCAATGAAATGCTGAGCAAGCTGGAGATCAAGTCGGAATTTCGGCAGGGGCACCGCGTGACCGACAAGGCCACCATGGACGTGGTGGAAATGGTGCTGGTCGGCTCCGTGAACAAGAGCGTGGTGAACCTCATCAACAAGACGGGCGCAAGAGCCGTGGGCCTTTCCGGCAAGGACGGCATGCTGCTTGAGGCCCGCAAGCTCGCCATGACCATCAGCCACGGCGAACAGCAGCCGCCGGAAATCATCGATCTCGGCAACGTGGGCGAAGTGACGGCCGTCAACGTGCAGCTTCTGCGCTCGCTCATCAAGGATGAATTCGTGCCCGTCATCGCGCCCGTGGGCGTGGATTCCGAGGGCAACACCTACAACATCAACGCGGACTCCGTGGCCGGAGCCGTGGCCGGCGCGCTCAAGGCCCGCCGCCTGCTCATGCTCACCGACGTGGCCGGCATTCTGGACAAGGAAGGAAAGCTCATCGAGCACATCGACACGGCCGACGCGCATCGTCTGCTGGAAGACGGCACCCTGAGCGGCGGCATGATTCCCAAGATCAACTGCTGCCTCGACGCGCTGGCCAGGGGCGTGGACAAGGTGACCATCGTGGACGGCCGCGTGGAAAACTGTCTGCTTCTGGAACTGCTCACCGATCAGGGCATCGGCACCGAAATCGTGAAGTAG
- the menA gene encoding 1,4-dihydroxy-2-naphthoate octaprenyltransferase, translating to METEVRKDSLYAWVLACRPKTLAAALAPVVVGCSLAVWAGCFRPVPAFLCVLFAVLMQIASNFINDVCDFEQGNDRDDRLGPRRACAQGWISPRRMKIGIVVDLALALCAGLPLVWYGGWSMAAVALVCLACAYMYSAGPYPLAAHGWGDVLVVVFFGLVAVGFTYYVQAGAWSPQATLAGLAVGVCINLLLTINNFRDRDQDKVSGKKTLIARFGAEFGLRYYLAQGGFACAFALCLIPHGLFWAGLLPLLFLVPHYRVWSRIVSIYEGRALNRCLGLTSRNILIFSLLLAAGLLLDAAAK from the coding sequence ATGGAAACTGAAGTTCGCAAGGATTCTCTGTACGCGTGGGTACTGGCCTGTCGGCCGAAAACGCTGGCGGCGGCGCTCGCTCCGGTGGTCGTGGGCTGTTCCCTTGCCGTGTGGGCGGGCTGTTTTCGTCCGGTTCCGGCCTTTCTGTGTGTGCTTTTTGCCGTGCTCATGCAGATTGCGTCGAACTTCATCAACGACGTGTGCGACTTCGAGCAGGGCAACGACAGGGACGACCGTCTCGGGCCGCGCCGCGCCTGCGCTCAGGGCTGGATATCGCCCCGAAGAATGAAGATCGGCATTGTCGTTGATCTTGCGCTGGCGCTCTGCGCCGGACTTCCGCTCGTCTGGTACGGCGGCTGGAGCATGGCCGCCGTGGCGCTGGTGTGCCTGGCGTGCGCCTACATGTATTCCGCCGGGCCGTATCCGCTTGCGGCGCACGGCTGGGGCGACGTGCTCGTGGTGGTGTTCTTCGGTCTGGTGGCCGTGGGCTTCACCTACTACGTGCAGGCCGGCGCATGGTCTCCGCAGGCCACGCTGGCCGGGCTTGCCGTGGGCGTGTGCATCAATCTGCTGCTCACCATCAACAACTTCCGCGACCGCGATCAGGACAAGGTTTCCGGCAAGAAGACGCTCATTGCGCGCTTCGGGGCGGAGTTTGGCCTGCGGTATTATCTGGCGCAGGGGGGATTCGCCTGCGCGTTTGCGCTGTGTCTCATTCCGCATGGTCTGTTCTGGGCGGGACTTTTGCCGCTGCTCTTCCTTGTTCCGCACTATCGGGTGTGGAGCCGCATTGTTTCCATTTACGAAGGCCGGGCGCTCAACCGCTGCCTCGGGCTCACGTCGCGCAACATTCTTATTTTCAGTCTGCTGCTCGCTGCCGGACTGCTGCTCGACGCCGCCGCAAAATAG
- the thiC gene encoding phosphomethylpyrimidine synthase ThiC, which yields MSIFEKNQALATLFEQHKARLCEEEGLTEEEIRSAIEAGTMVLLGNPNHKDVRPILVGQPSRVKVNANIGTSPFHCSVKGEMRKLKIALDAGADTVMDLSIAGDLDDIRRQMLEACPAPLGTVPMYGVAQIYIDRGEDPATIDPEVIFADVEKQAEQGVDFMTLHCGLTRQGAEWGAKGGRVLGIVSRGGSILSRWMLRNDKENPLLTDFDRLLDIALRYNVTLSLGDGLRPGANSDSGDAAQWMEVIMLGQLARRGLEKGVQCMIEGPGHVSLNEVEAQILSIKKLTHGAPLYVLGPLVTDTTPGYDHIAGAIGGALAVKAGVDFLCYLTPAEHLTLPDEDDVKQGVMASRVAAQAGENALGTPRARAREAKMSKARMELDWDAMREAAIDPELMDKRREPHKNEEACAMCGNFCAVRMMREGNPAAQVPSHCQHHRK from the coding sequence ATGTCCATTTTTGAGAAGAACCAGGCGCTGGCGACCCTCTTTGAACAGCACAAGGCCCGCCTGTGCGAAGAAGAAGGACTGACGGAAGAAGAAATCCGTTCCGCCATCGAAGCAGGCACCATGGTGCTGCTGGGCAACCCCAACCACAAGGACGTTCGTCCCATTCTGGTAGGTCAGCCCTCCAGAGTGAAGGTCAACGCCAACATCGGCACCTCTCCCTTCCACTGCAGCGTGAAGGGCGAAATGCGCAAGCTCAAGATAGCCCTGGACGCCGGAGCCGACACCGTCATGGATCTGTCCATTGCGGGCGATCTCGACGACATCCGCCGTCAGATGCTGGAAGCCTGCCCCGCGCCTCTCGGCACGGTTCCCATGTACGGCGTGGCCCAGATCTACATCGACCGCGGCGAAGACCCGGCCACCATTGATCCCGAAGTCATCTTCGCGGACGTGGAAAAGCAGGCCGAACAGGGCGTGGACTTCATGACCCTGCACTGCGGCCTCACCCGTCAGGGCGCGGAATGGGGCGCCAAGGGCGGCCGCGTTCTGGGCATCGTGTCCCGCGGCGGCAGCATTCTCTCCCGCTGGATGCTGCGCAACGACAAGGAAAATCCCCTGCTCACCGACTTCGACCGTCTGCTCGACATCGCGCTGCGCTACAACGTCACGCTGTCTCTCGGCGACGGCCTGCGCCCCGGAGCGAACAGCGATTCCGGCGACGCCGCCCAGTGGATGGAAGTCATCATGCTCGGCCAGCTGGCCAGGCGCGGTCTGGAAAAGGGCGTGCAGTGCATGATCGAAGGCCCCGGCCACGTGAGCCTGAACGAAGTGGAAGCGCAGATTCTCAGCATCAAGAAGCTCACCCACGGCGCGCCTCTCTACGTGCTCGGACCGCTCGTGACCGACACCACGCCCGGCTACGATCACATTGCCGGAGCCATCGGCGGCGCGCTTGCCGTGAAGGCCGGCGTGGACTTCCTCTGCTACCTCACGCCCGCCGAGCACCTCACCCTGCCCGACGAAGACGACGTGAAGCAGGGCGTGATGGCCTCCCGCGTGGCGGCGCAGGCCGGTGAAAACGCGCTAGGCACGCCCCGCGCCAGGGCCCGCGAAGCCAAGATGTCCAAGGCCCGCATGGAACTCGACTGGGACGCCATGCGCGAAGCCGCCATTGATCCGGAACTCATGGACAAGCGCCGCGAACCGCACAAGAATGAAGAAGCCTGCGCCATGTGCGGCAACTTCTGCGCCGTGCGCATGATGCGCGAAGGCAATCCCGCGGCTCAGGTGCCCAGCCACTGCCAGCACCATCGCAAGTAA